Proteins found in one Nitrosopumilus maritimus SCM1 genomic segment:
- the nrdD gene encoding anaerobic ribonucleoside-triphosphate reductase — MKMSDEELEMDLEGDLDADMDDDDLDTDLDDDSDSPKRGGILQSTSKRVRMIFSVMASPNRIDILRILNSKGPLTYSELKSLAGFKSKKESGKFAYHLRKLLRQSLVALNKSERRYTITNLGKLVLSLARQIEERSIIESGKMYVRTSHESIEEFNSHKIIQSLVREGSLPLELAQKITEEVENRIYKYQTTYLTGSLIREMVNSVLLEHGHEEYRNKLARLGLPVFDVQEMITNLDNVDNGAEGLLFKTGQTVFAEHLLTNILPKDVADSHLSGDLHITNPGIWSMIPDTMFVNIKELIEDGIDLGGKYLDVSRIPASKQLDEITSALSIVVSLLSKEASQEIILDGFVSLFSKHSKSLPELEQKLTTAFATASTTSKYNKSSTNVSIRLQLGSDTKIINSIINAYKNYTKLTPIPKIGLIIDNEKGKITDVSAAVSEIISLGGKVMFAKGQTSSHGITNGSTKSSGPLSIMLESVSINLPRLAFESNKDETYFRARLALLMKPALSSMALRKKDISDLTRRGLNPILAKNTQYMQKSNVSLVINLVGLKEAVFNILGFQDNKEGREILHKVIETAVDVGAKKGKELGDPVAICMTETESATRFATLDGEKYGKNSSLNSMEGDSYSEGIIIDASEVSDYTAKSEPISECNKLSKLLNGGLFVTLNIGKDAKPAEIKKAIEKTSELTTSFKPVQDIAICGECGFKDEPFEDKCPKCKSPYVV; from the coding sequence ATGAAAATGTCTGATGAAGAATTAGAAATGGATCTAGAAGGTGATCTAGATGCAGACATGGATGACGATGATCTAGATACAGACTTAGATGATGATTCAGATTCACCAAAACGCGGTGGAATTTTACAATCTACATCAAAACGTGTCAGAATGATCTTTTCTGTCATGGCAAGTCCTAACAGAATCGATATCCTGAGAATTCTAAATTCAAAAGGCCCTCTAACTTATTCAGAATTAAAATCTCTGGCTGGATTCAAATCAAAAAAAGAGAGTGGAAAATTTGCATACCACTTGAGAAAATTACTTAGACAATCACTTGTTGCATTAAACAAATCTGAAAGACGTTACACAATTACAAATCTTGGAAAACTAGTTTTGAGCTTAGCAAGACAAATTGAAGAAAGATCAATTATTGAAAGTGGAAAGATGTATGTTAGAACATCACACGAATCAATTGAGGAATTTAATTCTCACAAAATCATACAATCATTGGTACGTGAAGGTAGCCTCCCACTTGAATTAGCACAAAAAATTACTGAAGAAGTTGAAAATAGAATCTACAAATATCAAACTACCTATCTTACAGGCTCACTTATCAGGGAAATGGTAAACTCTGTCTTGCTTGAGCATGGTCATGAGGAATACCGCAACAAGCTTGCACGCCTAGGCTTGCCTGTGTTTGACGTTCAAGAGATGATTACTAATCTAGACAATGTAGACAATGGCGCTGAAGGTCTCTTGTTTAAAACAGGACAAACAGTATTTGCTGAACATCTTCTGACAAACATCTTACCAAAAGATGTAGCTGACTCTCATCTTTCTGGTGATCTACACATTACAAATCCTGGAATCTGGTCAATGATTCCTGATACAATGTTTGTTAACATTAAAGAATTAATTGAAGATGGAATTGATCTTGGTGGAAAGTATCTTGATGTTTCAAGAATTCCTGCATCAAAACAACTTGATGAAATTACAAGTGCACTGTCTATTGTAGTCTCTCTTCTTTCAAAAGAAGCTTCACAAGAAATTATACTTGATGGATTTGTTTCACTATTCTCAAAACATTCAAAATCACTTCCAGAACTAGAACAAAAATTAACTACAGCATTTGCAACTGCATCTACAACTTCCAAATACAATAAATCAAGTACTAACGTTTCAATTAGATTACAATTAGGATCTGATACAAAAATAATTAATTCAATTATTAATGCATACAAAAACTACACAAAGCTTACCCCAATTCCAAAAATTGGATTAATCATAGATAATGAAAAAGGAAAGATCACAGATGTTTCAGCAGCAGTATCAGAAATAATTTCACTTGGTGGAAAAGTAATGTTTGCCAAAGGACAAACATCAAGTCATGGTATTACTAATGGATCAACTAAAAGTTCTGGTCCACTTTCAATAATGCTTGAATCAGTATCAATCAATCTTCCAAGATTAGCATTTGAATCAAACAAAGATGAAACTTACTTTAGAGCAAGATTGGCATTACTCATGAAACCAGCTTTATCTTCCATGGCCTTGAGAAAGAAAGACATTTCTGATTTGACTAGACGCGGATTGAATCCAATTTTGGCCAAAAATACTCAGTATATGCAAAAAAGTAATGTTTCACTTGTAATCAATTTGGTAGGCCTCAAAGAGGCAGTCTTTAACATCCTTGGATTCCAAGATAATAAAGAAGGTCGTGAAATCCTTCACAAGGTAATTGAAACTGCAGTAGACGTTGGCGCCAAAAAAGGCAAAGAATTAGGTGATCCTGTGGCTATTTGCATGACTGAAACTGAAAGTGCAACCAGATTTGCTACTCTTGATGGTGAGAAATATGGCAAAAATTCATCCTTAAACTCTATGGAAGGTGATTCTTATTCTGAGGGAATCATTATTGATGCCTCTGAAGTCTCTGATTATACTGCCAAGAGCGAGCCAATCTCTGAGTGTAACAAACTCTCAAAGTTGCTAAACGGGGGATTGTTTGTAACACTAAATATCGGCAAAGATGCAAAGCCTGCAGAAATTAAAAAAGCAATTGAGAAGACATCAGAACTTACAACATCCTTCAAGCCTGTTCAAGACATTGCAATCTGTGGTGAGTGTGGTTTTAAAGATGAACCGTTTGAAGATAAGTGTCCAAAGTGCAAGTCTCCATATGTTGTCTGA
- a CDS encoding Zn-ribbon domain-containing OB-fold protein, producing the protein MSIEEQVIENAKNGKLLTHKCTECGYLHLSTAYFCRECGSKGFEDVLLDGIGKIATYTIITVPPAGFEKYTPYAFVVLEVDNSDLRISGFMAGIATPADLPVGTPAKITGFDERGIIIEKQ; encoded by the coding sequence ATGTCAATTGAAGAACAAGTAATTGAAAATGCCAAAAACGGCAAACTACTAACTCACAAATGTACTGAATGCGGATATCTTCATCTTTCAACTGCATATTTCTGTAGAGAATGTGGTAGTAAGGGCTTTGAGGATGTGCTTTTGGATGGTATTGGCAAAATTGCTACCTATACCATAATTACGGTGCCCCCTGCAGGCTTTGAGAAATACACTCCATATGCCTTTGTTGTACTCGAAGTAGATAATTCAGATTTGAGAATTTCAGGATTTATGGCAGGAATTGCCACCCCTGCAGACCTCCCAGTTGGAACTCCAGCAAAAATCACTGGTTTTGATGAAAGAGGAATCATCATCGAAAAACAGTAA
- a CDS encoding thiolase domain-containing protein — protein sequence MTFVEKVCVLGAGSTKYGKLADSIADITTQASVAAIESAGISPKEIKASYISNVFGVADKQVHIGPVLMSRLGIPDKPSLTIESACGSGSVSFREAYANVAAGFYDCLLVTGVEKVTHTGTEWTTTYFAYCSDFFYEGQAGASFPGLFASMARAYMTEFNTTEEDFARVAVKNHDNGVLNPKAHMQKKITIDDVLNSAVVASPLKLFDCCPFSDGASSVILCSEKFAKEHGGDYVECIGSGRGGSPAALQGRDHMTTIPSTKLAAADAYKMAGITAKDVDFAEVHDCFTIAEVVDTEDLGFFEKGKGVEAVREGRTALNSDISINPSGGLKSKGHPIGATGVGQVVEVYDQLTGNAGERTVKDAKIGLTHNFGATGASCAVHVFQSV from the coding sequence GTGACATTTGTGGAAAAGGTTTGTGTTCTTGGCGCAGGAAGCACCAAGTATGGAAAATTAGCAGATAGCATTGCTGATATTACTACTCAGGCATCAGTTGCAGCCATAGAAAGTGCTGGAATCTCTCCTAAGGAGATCAAAGCATCCTACATCTCAAACGTATTTGGAGTTGCAGACAAGCAGGTACACATTGGTCCTGTTTTGATGAGTAGATTAGGTATTCCAGACAAACCATCATTAACAATTGAATCTGCCTGTGGTAGTGGTTCTGTATCCTTTAGAGAAGCATATGCCAACGTTGCAGCAGGATTTTATGATTGTCTCTTAGTAACTGGTGTTGAAAAAGTAACTCATACTGGAACTGAATGGACAACAACTTACTTTGCATATTGTTCAGACTTTTTCTATGAGGGTCAAGCAGGTGCATCATTTCCAGGATTATTTGCATCAATGGCAAGAGCTTACATGACAGAGTTTAACACTACTGAAGAAGACTTTGCAAGAGTTGCAGTAAAAAATCATGATAATGGTGTATTGAATCCAAAAGCTCACATGCAGAAAAAAATTACTATTGATGATGTATTGAACTCTGCAGTTGTTGCAAGTCCACTAAAATTATTTGATTGCTGTCCATTTTCAGATGGAGCAAGTTCTGTAATATTATGTTCTGAAAAGTTTGCAAAAGAACACGGTGGTGATTATGTTGAATGTATTGGTTCAGGTCGTGGTGGTTCTCCTGCAGCATTGCAAGGACGTGATCACATGACGACAATTCCAAGTACAAAACTTGCAGCAGCTGATGCATACAAGATGGCAGGTATCACTGCAAAAGATGTAGACTTTGCAGAAGTACATGACTGCTTTACAATTGCAGAAGTTGTTGACACTGAAGACTTGGGTTTCTTTGAAAAAGGAAAAGGTGTTGAAGCTGTACGTGAAGGTAGAACCGCACTAAATTCTGATATCTCAATTAATCCATCAGGTGGTCTTAAATCAAAAGGACATCCAATTGGAGCTACTGGTGTTGGACAAGTAGTTGAAGTATATGATCAATTAACTGGAAACGCTGGTGAAAGAACTGTCAAAGATGCAAAGATTGGTTTAACTCATAACTTTGGTGCAACTGGCGCAAGTTGTGCTGTTCATGTTTTCCAGAGTGTGTAA
- a CDS encoding topoisomerase DNA-binding C4 zinc finger domain-containing protein has translation MPSKKLQTVQIKKTVVRHSVKTTKSKTSIFKKEIIQYLDGNGYLSWSSKDKKYMILGTNSPKNGLVQCPECKVGELMVIRSRTTRKRFMGCSNFYGGCKASSPLLQKAKLRATKSPCEVCKWPMVIFRYSRKQQWSKQCSNFNCKSRIKPSK, from the coding sequence ATGCCATCAAAGAAATTGCAAACTGTACAGATCAAAAAGACCGTGGTTAGACATTCGGTTAAAACTACAAAGTCAAAGACTAGTATCTTCAAAAAAGAGATCATTCAGTATTTGGATGGTAATGGGTATCTATCTTGGTCATCAAAAGACAAAAAATACATGATTCTTGGAACAAATTCTCCAAAAAATGGATTGGTTCAATGTCCTGAGTGTAAAGTAGGTGAATTGATGGTTATTCGCTCAAGAACAACAAGGAAGCGATTCATGGGTTGTTCTAACTTTTATGGTGGGTGTAAAGCATCATCACCTTTACTACAAAAGGCAAAACTCAGAGCTACAAAGAGTCCATGTGAGGTTTGTAAATGGCCAATGGTGATTTTTCGTTACTCACGAAAACAACAATGGAGTAAACAATGCTCAAACTTTAACTGTAAAAGTAGAATCAAGCCTTCAAAGTAG
- a CDS encoding carbon-nitrogen hydrolase family protein has product MKAAVVQFKASTNKETNLKKIISFIEKAASKNATLCAFPEFMMFYTNSSQTPKQLATLAETINGNFVNTIANTAKENHVQVVGSFYEKSRKKDRVYDTSFVIDKTGKVISTYRKIHLYDALGFRESDKMASGSKIAKPVKTTIGKVGMMICYDLRFPEMSRSLAAAGSEVLVAPSAWVKGNMKEEHWITINKTRAIENGCYVIAPDQVGNIYCGRSLVVDPYGKILLDMKKKQGIGYVNIDLKKVKQIRKVLPLLKNRRTDIYPTLKA; this is encoded by the coding sequence ATGAAAGCTGCAGTTGTACAATTCAAAGCATCAACAAACAAAGAAACTAATCTAAAAAAAATTATTTCATTCATTGAGAAAGCTGCTTCCAAAAATGCAACGCTTTGTGCATTTCCAGAATTTATGATGTTTTACACAAATTCTTCTCAAACACCAAAACAACTTGCCACTCTAGCTGAAACCATTAATGGAAACTTTGTAAACACTATTGCTAATACTGCAAAAGAAAATCATGTTCAAGTTGTAGGCTCATTTTATGAGAAGAGTAGAAAAAAAGATAGAGTATATGACACTTCATTTGTAATTGACAAAACCGGTAAAGTGATCTCTACTTACAGAAAAATTCATCTCTATGATGCATTAGGTTTTAGAGAATCAGACAAGATGGCATCAGGTTCAAAGATTGCAAAGCCTGTAAAGACAACAATTGGTAAAGTTGGAATGATGATATGTTATGATTTACGTTTTCCTGAAATGTCACGCTCACTTGCAGCTGCAGGTTCTGAAGTTTTAGTTGCGCCATCAGCTTGGGTTAAAGGAAACATGAAAGAAGAACATTGGATTACAATAAACAAAACTCGTGCAATTGAAAATGGCTGTTATGTCATTGCACCTGATCAAGTTGGAAACATTTACTGTGGAAGAAGTCTAGTTGTTGATCCATATGGAAAAATTTTACTTGATATGAAAAAGAAACAAGGAATAGGATATGTCAACATAGATCTCAAAAAAGTAAAACAAATACGCAAAGTTTTACCATTACTCAAAAATAGAAGAACTGATATCTATCCTACTTTGAAGGCTTGA
- a CDS encoding tautomerase family protein: protein MPLITVSMYPGRTQEQKDEYAKAITKSAVEILKTKENHVIVVFEDNPKENWFLAGNQL from the coding sequence ATGCCATTGATTACAGTATCAATGTATCCTGGAAGAACACAGGAACAAAAAGACGAATACGCAAAAGCAATCACAAAATCAGCAGTTGAAATTCTAAAAACAAAAGAAAATCATGTTATTGTTGTTTTTGAAGATAATCCAAAAGAAAACTGGTTTTTAGCTGGAAACCAACTCTAA
- a CDS encoding rhomboid family intramembrane serine protease, whose translation MLPLRDENPHPPGFKPKITIGLIILNVVIFFYEVAVTGQFWEFSNQSAAFMFFEWGAVPSCITGFSSMIQPGISCPDTPYFSLFSSMFMHGGLMHLGGNMLFLWIFGDNIELKFGKAKFLLIYLAWGVGAGFAHIVIDPTSSIPAVGASGAISGVLGAYLAMFPRVRITTFLMLGFFWRMMHIQARWFLPFWLVFQNLLPFFIGGFGVAGGGVAYMAHIGGFAIGFATGYLYKKTHSSEYTYGTRYGYRPDY comes from the coding sequence ATGTTACCATTAAGAGATGAAAACCCACATCCTCCAGGATTCAAACCAAAAATTACAATTGGATTAATCATACTCAATGTTGTAATATTTTTCTACGAAGTAGCTGTTACTGGTCAATTTTGGGAATTTTCTAATCAAAGTGCTGCATTCATGTTTTTTGAATGGGGAGCAGTTCCTAGTTGTATTACTGGTTTCTCATCAATGATTCAACCAGGAATTTCTTGTCCTGATACTCCGTACTTTTCATTGTTTAGTTCTATGTTTATGCACGGAGGTTTGATGCATTTGGGTGGTAACATGTTATTTTTGTGGATCTTTGGTGATAATATTGAACTAAAATTTGGCAAAGCAAAATTTCTTTTAATTTATCTTGCATGGGGAGTTGGTGCGGGTTTTGCCCACATTGTAATTGATCCTACAAGTTCTATTCCTGCAGTTGGCGCATCAGGAGCAATTTCTGGAGTACTTGGCGCATACTTGGCAATGTTCCCTAGAGTTAGAATTACCACTTTTCTTATGTTGGGTTTCTTTTGGAGAATGATGCATATTCAAGCACGATGGTTCTTGCCATTTTGGTTGGTCTTCCAAAATCTCTTACCATTTTTCATAGGTGGCTTTGGTGTTGCAGGTGGTGGTGTTGCATACATGGCACACATTGGAGGATTTGCAATAGGATTTGCAACTGGTTATCTCTACAAAAAAACACACAGTTCTGAATACACTTATGGTACACGATACGGATACAGACCAGATTATTGA
- a CDS encoding cupredoxin domain-containing protein, with protein MNHKLFLGALYLLLIFGSTQIAYGGGSGSEESDIIFINQNYFKVQLETSPSILEGNEEHVTFDITTINDDTGQVVLGVEHKVEIFDGQGNLIVEFDAYSPDEKLRTLIIPSSNVNFSGETAENDAWLASNDSPLTIEAPLFLEGGLIDVQMTLLSIENEPVSETETPFQIMFTMGEFIPFSIDIDDVTHDLMFATYFDKIDNFHYDQRDKKLTAQMLFDWNEDFIESIPFVHAEYYIPKTVDIFENHDIMLTVNDISYFGTIDRSGNEEIVVHFLLSSKKLLKMIDENPPELNDKMIFGIQSGKLRDVQKSDASLENGDKVIQLSSEEDWKFHLSLTPKGKINPGNDVTMHIEFHDPISNVIIQQNVYDLDVFLNGRIIESKQGLEAHDGTDSVKINFDQVGAALVRISNVNNFDTSGEFSFKVSEPKEELIGDHFVDIGIGTSLPGCETDNSCYLPASLTIEPNQIVLWDNKDSSAHTVTSGTPDEGSSGIFDSGVVAAGEKFSFKFEENGTFDYYCTLHPWMIGSVTVGETKPAVPAWIKNNAGWWAEGAIDDDAFVQGIQFLIKENVLLIPATSSGENSGSNEIPAWIKNNAGWWAEGAIDDDAFVQGIQFLITNGILQV; from the coding sequence ATGAATCATAAGTTATTTCTTGGAGCTCTCTATCTACTTTTGATTTTTGGATCAACACAAATCGCATATGGTGGAGGTTCTGGTAGTGAGGAAAGTGATATTATTTTTATCAACCAAAATTATTTCAAAGTACAATTAGAAACAAGTCCTTCAATTTTAGAAGGAAACGAAGAACATGTTACTTTTGATATTACAACAATTAATGATGATACTGGACAAGTAGTTTTAGGTGTTGAACATAAAGTTGAGATCTTTGATGGACAAGGAAATCTGATTGTAGAATTTGATGCATATTCTCCTGATGAAAAACTTCGAACATTAATCATACCTAGCTCTAACGTGAATTTTTCAGGTGAAACTGCAGAAAATGATGCCTGGCTAGCCTCAAATGATTCTCCTTTGACTATTGAGGCTCCATTATTTTTGGAAGGGGGACTAATTGATGTTCAAATGACCTTATTATCAATTGAAAATGAGCCCGTATCTGAAACTGAAACACCATTTCAAATTATGTTTACTATGGGAGAATTTATCCCATTTTCTATTGACATTGATGATGTAACACATGATTTGATGTTTGCAACATATTTTGATAAAATAGATAACTTTCACTATGATCAAAGAGACAAAAAACTTACTGCACAAATGCTATTTGATTGGAATGAAGACTTTATCGAATCAATTCCCTTTGTTCATGCTGAATATTATATTCCAAAGACAGTAGATATTTTTGAAAATCATGATATAATGTTGACTGTAAATGATATTTCTTATTTTGGAACAATTGATCGTTCTGGTAATGAGGAAATTGTAGTTCACTTTTTACTTTCATCAAAAAAATTATTGAAAATGATTGATGAAAATCCTCCTGAATTAAATGATAAAATGATCTTTGGCATTCAATCAGGCAAATTAAGAGATGTTCAAAAAAGTGATGCTTCATTAGAGAATGGTGATAAAGTAATTCAATTGTCTTCTGAAGAAGACTGGAAATTTCATTTATCTCTAACACCCAAAGGAAAAATTAATCCTGGTAATGATGTTACAATGCATATAGAATTCCATGATCCAATTTCTAATGTAATTATTCAACAAAACGTCTATGATCTAGATGTTTTTCTTAATGGTAGGATAATAGAATCAAAACAGGGATTGGAAGCACATGACGGAACTGATTCTGTCAAAATAAACTTTGATCAAGTTGGTGCGGCACTTGTAAGGATTTCAAATGTAAACAACTTTGATACTTCGGGAGAATTTTCATTCAAAGTATCTGAACCAAAAGAAGAATTGATTGGTGATCATTTTGTAGATATTGGTATTGGAACATCATTACCCGGATGTGAAACAGATAACTCTTGTTACCTTCCTGCTAGTTTGACTATTGAGCCTAATCAAATCGTATTATGGGATAACAAGGACAGTTCAGCTCATACAGTCACATCTGGAACTCCTGATGAAGGGTCTTCTGGTATCTTTGATAGTGGGGTTGTGGCTGCAGGGGAAAAATTCTCCTTCAAATTTGAAGAAAATGGAACTTTTGACTACTATTGTACTCTTCACCCATGGATGATTGGATCAGTAACTGTTGGAGAAACAAAACCTGCTGTTCCAGCATGGATTAAAAACAATGCAGGTTGGTGGGCAGAAGGTGCAATTGATGATGATGCCTTTGTACAAGGAATTCAATTTTTAATCAAAGAAAATGTTCTACTAATACCTGCTACATCTTCAGGTGAAAATTCTGGTTCTAATGAAATTCCAGCATGGATTAAAAACAATGCAGGGTGGTGGGCAGAAGGTGCAATTGATGATGATGCCTTTGTACAAGGAATTCAATTCTTGATAACAAATGGAATCTTACAAGTATAG
- a CDS encoding FxLYD domain-containing protein, with the protein MNLKISSLFAITVLLLVISLQNPVFGDDSEPSIFPDWVRQTTSIWIDGQMSDSEFLALIQNILDKNIIPDEIKSQEILINTAKTVIQDIPELYEEKTLELIPYWVKDRAEWWIDGKISDLQFLRTIHYLREVGYLEYNPEQSIFSNDETFQSSLEKYLLNDKEILNITKETKWRTFSTEYEFEEKEGVVDSVKIIFNDITRVYEPIFYKFKVPTLTMQIIEFNNKNDLDDYWNSFENKDKVFESAYLSGNPNENSECLFNYTSKGGLTSCIYENFIIHVIIFDQHNEHYNYDVSDLILDETEPTTRFMSEILKKIAYFNNDHMSSQLHHILQKDIQENISQDSSNPIQTVPKSIEPEKSAIQGVENFSCIRDDFGLVTISGQYHNDHLKRPQVELSISFLDAKGNTVGKTSTTFTDLQEFESKRFVGHSKWSEHFHSCHVEVK; encoded by the coding sequence ATGAATCTAAAAATCAGTTCATTATTTGCAATCACTGTCCTCTTACTTGTAATTTCACTCCAAAATCCTGTTTTTGGAGATGATTCTGAGCCTAGCATATTCCCTGATTGGGTAAGACAGACTACTTCTATCTGGATAGATGGGCAAATGTCTGATTCTGAATTTTTAGCACTAATTCAAAACATTCTTGATAAAAATATCATACCTGATGAAATAAAATCACAAGAAATTCTAATCAATACTGCAAAAACTGTAATTCAAGATATTCCCGAATTATACGAAGAAAAGACTTTAGAATTAATTCCATATTGGGTTAAAGATAGAGCAGAATGGTGGATTGATGGAAAAATAAGTGATTTACAATTTCTTAGAACAATTCATTACTTGAGAGAAGTTGGGTATCTAGAATACAACCCCGAGCAAAGTATCTTTTCAAATGATGAAACATTCCAATCAAGTCTTGAAAAATATTTGTTAAATGATAAAGAAATTTTGAATATTACAAAAGAGACAAAGTGGAGAACATTTTCAACTGAATATGAATTTGAAGAAAAAGAAGGTGTTGTAGATTCTGTCAAAATTATTTTCAATGACATTACTAGAGTATACGAACCAATTTTTTACAAATTCAAAGTACCTACATTAACAATGCAAATAATTGAATTTAACAACAAAAATGATTTAGATGACTATTGGAATTCTTTTGAAAATAAAGACAAAGTATTCGAATCTGCATATCTTAGTGGAAACCCAAATGAAAATTCTGAATGTTTGTTTAACTATACTTCAAAGGGTGGATTAACATCATGCATTTATGAAAATTTCATAATACATGTTATCATATTTGATCAACATAATGAACACTACAATTATGATGTCTCTGATCTAATCTTAGATGAAACCGAGCCTACAACTAGATTTATGAGTGAAATTCTAAAAAAAATTGCGTATTTCAATAATGATCACATGAGTTCTCAATTACATCATATTTTACAAAAAGATATTCAAGAAAATATTTCCCAAGACTCTTCTAATCCAATTCAAACTGTACCGAAATCTATTGAACCAGAAAAATCTGCAATTCAAGGTGTAGAAAATTTTTCATGTATACGTGATGATTTTGGACTAGTAACAATTTCTGGTCAATATCATAATGATCATCTAAAGCGACCTCAAGTCGAACTCTCAATATCTTTTTTGGATGCCAAGGGAAACACAGTTGGTAAAACTAGTACTACATTTACTGACCTGCAAGAATTTGAGTCAAAAAGATTTGTAGGTCATTCAAAATGGAGTGAACATTTCCATTCCTGTCACGTTGAGGTCAAATAA
- a CDS encoding vWA domain-containing protein, with amino-acid sequence MEIHFEYLYALFLLLIIPGLYVLYSKYNSEKKDSIMKFSSLKIVKKSVMGKNFLRKHLPFVLMMGILGLAIIGLANPQIPTLSVENGINLSIVLDGSESMAATDYEPTRLDAAKNAINNLILKMGPQHNVGVVLFESGATTVSYLTPDKEKSVNAISSIEQGLGATAIGDGLALGVDMASSIPDKKGVVILLSDGVHNSGLVTPEEATEYAKINNVQIHTIGLGSIEPVFLRDDIYGEPQYAELDEETLVIIAQQTSGNYYKSLDEQTLNEIFVNLSSNLAYEIEYSTIRDWFIAAAIGLLLIDAYIIYGRYRIVA; translated from the coding sequence ATGGAAATTCATTTTGAATATCTTTATGCATTATTTTTGCTTTTGATAATTCCTGGATTGTATGTTCTTTATTCAAAATACAATTCTGAGAAAAAAGATTCTATCATGAAATTTAGCTCACTAAAAATTGTAAAAAAATCTGTAATGGGCAAAAACTTTCTGCGAAAACATTTGCCATTTGTCTTGATGATGGGGATTCTCGGATTGGCAATTATTGGACTTGCAAATCCTCAAATCCCAACACTATCAGTTGAAAATGGCATCAATTTGAGCATAGTTTTAGATGGTTCTGAAAGTATGGCAGCCACAGATTATGAGCCAACACGTCTGGATGCTGCAAAAAACGCCATAAATAATCTGATTCTAAAAATGGGACCTCAGCATAATGTGGGAGTTGTTCTCTTTGAGTCAGGTGCAACAACTGTTTCTTACCTTACACCTGATAAAGAAAAATCAGTTAATGCAATTTCATCAATAGAACAAGGATTGGGTGCTACTGCCATTGGAGATGGACTTGCACTTGGAGTAGATATGGCTTCATCAATTCCTGACAAGAAAGGTGTAGTGATCTTACTGAGTGACGGAGTACATAATTCCGGATTAGTAACACCAGAAGAAGCAACAGAGTATGCAAAAATCAACAATGTCCAAATTCATACAATTGGATTAGGTTCAATTGAACCTGTTTTTCTAAGAGATGATATCTATGGCGAACCACAATATGCAGAATTAGATGAAGAAACACTTGTAATTATTGCACAACAAACCTCTGGAAATTACTACAAATCACTTGATGAGCAAACATTAAATGAAATTTTTGTTAATCTTAGCTCTAATCTTGCTTATGAAATTGAATATTCTACAATAAGAGATTGGTTTATAGCTGCTGCAATTGGATTATTGCTAATTGATGCTTACATAATTTATGGCAGGTATAGAATTGTCGCATAA